From the genome of Spirochaetae bacterium HGW-Spirochaetae-1, one region includes:
- a CDS encoding acyl-CoA dehydrogenase yields MEFGFTEEQLMFRDSVYRYAKKEIAPLVEEADLKSEFSMEVWRKLGAMGLLGLPFPEELGGSGADVVTCCLSGEALGHAGVDQGHLLALGAHTYLCADTIYKNGTDAQKKKYIPKLASGEWIGCMGLTEPGSGSDAASMSATAVKNGDKWIINGSKTFITNAPVCDVCVVYATIDRKLKHKGITAFIVEKDFKGFSTGEPFHKMGVRASTTSEVFLDNCEVPEENILGEIGRGMEYVHETLSWDRSSLLAPFIGALQFFIEECTRYSQERVQFDKPINQFQAIQHKLADLKIIKEAARMVVYRVAHDKDTGKPLNHLHTSIAKAITGDWGIKAANEAVQIFGGYGFIHEYPVERFLRDAKIAQIGGGTSEVQRFIISRILSFF; encoded by the coding sequence ATGGAGTTCGGATTTACTGAAGAACAATTGATGTTCAGGGACAGCGTGTATCGCTATGCGAAAAAGGAGATAGCGCCGCTCGTCGAAGAGGCGGATCTCAAGTCCGAGTTTTCGATGGAGGTGTGGCGGAAACTGGGCGCCATGGGCCTCCTGGGCCTGCCGTTCCCGGAGGAACTGGGCGGCTCGGGCGCTGATGTCGTCACCTGCTGTCTGTCGGGCGAGGCCCTGGGTCATGCCGGTGTGGATCAGGGGCACCTCTTGGCCCTTGGTGCACACACATATCTATGCGCGGACACCATTTACAAAAACGGCACTGACGCTCAGAAGAAGAAATATATACCGAAGCTTGCCAGCGGGGAATGGATCGGCTGCATGGGACTCACGGAGCCTGGCTCCGGATCGGACGCTGCGTCAATGTCGGCTACGGCTGTTAAAAACGGTGACAAATGGATCATCAACGGGTCGAAGACCTTCATCACCAATGCGCCGGTCTGCGATGTTTGCGTGGTCTACGCCACAATCGACAGGAAGCTGAAGCACAAAGGCATAACCGCCTTTATCGTCGAAAAAGACTTCAAGGGATTCTCCACGGGTGAGCCCTTCCATAAGATGGGTGTACGCGCCTCAACGACTTCGGAGGTGTTTCTCGACAATTGTGAGGTCCCCGAGGAGAATATCCTCGGTGAAATTGGCAGGGGGATGGAATATGTCCACGAAACGCTCTCCTGGGACCGGAGTTCATTGCTGGCTCCCTTCATCGGTGCATTACAATTTTTCATCGAAGAATGCACCAGATATTCCCAGGAGCGGGTCCAGTTTGACAAGCCGATTAACCAGTTCCAGGCGATCCAGCACAAGCTGGCGGACCTGAAAATTATTAAAGAGGCGGCCCGGATGGTCGTGTACCGCGTTGCCCATGACAAGGATACCGGCAAACCCCTCAACCACTTGCACACATCCATTGCGAAAGCAATTACAGGTGACTGGGGCATCAAGGCGGCGAATGAAGCCGTACAAATTTTCGGCGGGTACGGATTCATCCATGAGTACCCTGTCGAGCGGTTCCTCCGGGATGCCAAGATCGCTCAGATCGGCGGCGGCACCTCCGAGGTACAGCGGTTTATCATTTCCCGTATCCTGAGCTTCTTCTAA